Genomic DNA from Oligoflexus sp.:
TGGCTTGTGATGAGCCTGGATGAGCATCTGCGCGGCTGGGTCAGCCTGCGGCGCTGGATGTCGGGACGCTGGCAAAGTAAAACCGTCTATCGCTGATTCTGAATAGCAAGCTGACATAAGTCGTTTCAACTCTCTATCCTCGCTGGGAACACTCAAGTACCATGTCCCTGCTCATGCAAAGAGTCCCGACCCCCCTGGTAGGATGGGGGCACTTAGCCCAAGCCTGAGGAGTAACCAATGAGTAATTTTGAACAGGACAAACTCAAAACCTCCAGCATCGAGGAGGAAATTCTCGAAGAAGAGACCGATGAGGAGGACTCCGAAGAGATTGAGGTCGACACGGAAATGTTTGCCGAAGGTCTGGTGCGTTTCCCCTGTTTCGAAAGCGTTCCCAAGGAAAAGAACGCCGAAGAAATCTTCGATCTCGTGTTCGAAGCCTATCAGGATGAGAACCTTCTGGAAGAGCAGGATCACGTCGTGGAACTCCTTCTTCACCTGCAGGATGAAGAAAGCCCGTTCAATCTGAGCCGCGCTCTGGAAGTCTGGTCGCATGATGACCGTCAGGCCTTCCTGGAGCTGGTGGATGAACTCTGCCAGGAAGCGGATGAGCATGACGCCGAAGAAAGCACGACCTGATCAGGATTCGTCCGTTTCCATAAGCGGATCGCGACCCAAACTATGAGCCGTGCCGCGGCTCATGCCCAGCTCCTGAGCGATCTGTTCGTAACTCAGGCCCTGGGCGCGTTTCTCGCGAACCAGCTGCTGCTGCTCCTCGGTATAACGCCGGGGGCGGCCCAGCGTCACTCCCCGTTTCTTCGCAGCGGCCAGTCCAGACCGCACCCGCGAGACTATCGTTTCCCGCTCAATTTCTGCGATTTCGGAAAACGCCGCGAGCATCGTGCGACGGAAGGGATTATCCAAACCCAGATTCAGAACGGGCTGCGTGATGGATATGAAACCCACGCCGGCCTGGTCCAGGATCAAAAGCGTTTGAATGGCTTCGGTCGCATTACGGCTGAGGCGGTCCAGCCGATAGACGACGATCGTATCTATTTTTTGTTC
This window encodes:
- a CDS encoding recombinase family protein, which gives rise to MKHLGVYYRVSTDRQDLASQKSAFQAWLGTLPDSKKPLSIKEFKDHGISGKTTQRKAYQALLKAAFEQKIDTIVVYRLDRLSRNATEAIQTLLILDQAGVGFISITQPVLNLGLDNPFRRTMLAAFSEIAEIERETIVSRVRSGLAAAKKRGVTLGRPRRYTEEQQQLVREKRAQGLSYEQIAQELGMSRGTAHSLGRDPLMETDES